The sequence below is a genomic window from Chthoniobacterales bacterium.
GGCTTGGGATCGCTGGAAGGCTGCGTAACGAGAGCTTGCAGACCTTGTTCGGTCGTGGGTGGATAGCCGTTCAAGCTTTCGTAAAGCTTTAGTTGCGTGCCAATCGACTGAATGTCGGCTTGGACTGCCACTGACGTGGCCACGTCCCTGGTCCCAACTATCTTGCTAATCGCCACTCCCAAAAGAACGACGATGATGCTGATCACCAGCATGATTTCCAACAGAGTAAACGCGCTCTGTGGACCTAGGAGCACTGGTTTTTTCATTTGCTCAGTTAGACACAATCTCGAAATCGTGTGTCAGAGCTGCGTGCGAAGACTGTAAAAGATATCTCATCTTTCAACCGAACCTGGGTAGCGCGGACGGCAGAGAGATTAGGGCCGATGTTGCCCACGCCGCCTCCACGCGTGCGAGGCGTGATTCCACGCAATCCCTCCGCGGCAAGGACGCGCCGGGCGCGGAGCCGGAGTAAGCTTAGCCGCCCCAGTCGTCGTCGGCGCTATCCGCCTTGCGATCTGGTCCGGCTGAATAAAGATCGTATGAGGTAGAGTTCCGCCGGCCGGGAGAGAGATAGATATAGTTATTTCCCCAGGGATCTTTCGGAATTTCCTTGAAGAGCTGATACCACCGCTGTGGTTTCGGGTCGGTGGAAGGTTGAGTCACGAGAGCCTGGAGTCCCTGCTCGGTGGACGGTGCGTATCCATTCATGCTTTCGTAAAGCTTTAGCTGCGTGCCAATCGCCTGGATGTCCGCTTTCACGGCCACACCCTTGGCCATTCCCGTGGTATTACCGAGCTTGTTGATCGCCACGCCCAAAAGAATGACGATGATACTAATCACCAGCATGATTTCCAACAGAGTGAACGCGCTCTGTCGACCGAGGAGCATTGGCTTTTTCATATGCGTAGTTAGGCACGATGTTCGAAATCGTGTGTCAGAGCGGTGTGCGAAGACTGTAAAAGAAATCTCATCTTCAACCGAATCTGGATAGCGCGGCCGGCAGAGATTAGGGCCGATGTTGCCCACGCTGCCTCCACGCGTGCGAGGCGCTATTCCACGCAATTCCTCCGCAGCGAAGAACGCGCCGGGCGCGGAGCCGGAGTAAGCCTAGTTGCCCCAGTCGTCGTCGGCGGTATCCGCCCGGCGATCTGGTCCGGCCGAATAAAGATCGTATGAGGTCGGGTTCCGCCGGCCGGGAGAGAGATAAATATAGTTATTTCCCCAGGGATCTTTCGGAATCTCTTTGAAGAGTTGATACCACCGCTGCGGTTTCGGGTCGGTGGAAGGTTGGGTCACGAGAGCCTGCAGTCCCTGCTCGGTGGTCGGCGCGTATCCATTCATGCTTTCGTAAAGCTTTAGCTGTGTGCCAATCGCCTGGATGTCCGCCTTTACGGCCACGCCCTTGGCCATTCCCGTGGTATTACCGAGCTTGTTGATCGCTACTCCCAAAAGAATGACGATGATGCTGATCACCAGCATGATTTCCAACAGGGTGAACGCGCTTTGGCGATGGTTTGTTCTCATGGCGATTAACGATCAGTCTGGAGCTGATAATCTGTTTTATCCCAGAGATATTTCAATTGAATCTGGGTCGCGCGGATGGCCGAAATGGGCGTCCCAGCGCCGCCAATGATGAGGAGATCGTTCGTTCCCACCTTCAAGTTACTGGCCG
It includes:
- the gspG gene encoding type II secretion system major pseudopilin GspG; the protein is MKKPVLLGPQSAFTLLEIMLVISIIVVLLGVAISKIVGTRDVATSVAVQADIQSIGTQLKLYESLNGYPPTTEQGLQALVTQPSSDPKPQRWHQLFKEIPRDPWGNNYIYLSPGRKNSTGYDLYSAGRDRKADTADDDWGG
- the gspG gene encoding type II secretion system major pseudopilin GspG, with the translated sequence MKKPMLLGRQSAFTLLEIMLVISIIVILLGVAINKLGNTTGMAKGVAVKADIQAIGTQLKLYESMNGYAPSTEQGLQALVTQPSTDPKPQRWYQLFKEIPKDPWGNNYIYLSPGRRNSTSYDLYSAGPDRKADSADDDWGG
- the gspG gene encoding type II secretion system major pseudopilin GspG, coding for MRTNHRQSAFTLLEIMLVISIIVILLGVAINKLGNTTGMAKGVAVKADIQAIGTQLKLYESMNGYAPTTEQGLQALVTQPSTDPKPQRWYQLFKEIPKDPWGNNYIYLSPGRRNPTSYDLYSAGPDRRADTADDDWGN